The Nitrospira sp. genome contains a region encoding:
- a CDS encoding NAD(P)-dependent oxidoreductase, with protein MANRAVGIGFVGIGRMGANMARRLHERDFRLTSVYDLQPAVALSLAAELKIHAAKTPAEVAGSSTVIITVISDDAAMRSIFSEHNEASLLGKARDRLFINCATLSPGVHRDIERLVTAQGGTCLEACMAGSITQARQGTLYLMCGGNPEVFAKAKVILEALGTTLRYIGQAGEAAKVKALVNMVMNSNTAALAEGLGLGAALGIDLTLLREVFGQTGAASRVLETDGEDMQQRAHECYFSAAHAAKDSTIALDLAHRAGLSLPVAHATLSQYRRLIELGKGDLDKSAVAELTFLDREGLR; from the coding sequence ATGGCGAACAGAGCAGTCGGCATCGGGTTCGTCGGAATAGGCCGCATGGGCGCCAACATGGCGCGCCGACTTCACGAACGTGATTTCCGTCTGACCTCGGTCTACGACCTACAACCAGCGGTTGCCTTGTCACTAGCCGCTGAGCTCAAGATCCATGCTGCGAAAACTCCGGCTGAGGTAGCCGGCAGTTCCACCGTCATTATCACAGTCATCTCCGACGATGCGGCAATGCGTTCAATCTTCTCTGAGCACAACGAAGCCAGCCTTCTTGGGAAAGCCCGAGACCGGCTCTTCATCAACTGCGCGACCCTTTCCCCAGGCGTTCACCGAGATATTGAACGGCTGGTCACGGCACAGGGTGGGACATGCCTGGAAGCGTGCATGGCGGGGAGCATCACCCAAGCTCGACAAGGCACACTGTACCTGATGTGCGGCGGCAACCCCGAGGTCTTTGCCAAGGCGAAGGTCATCCTGGAAGCGCTCGGAACCACCTTGCGATATATCGGCCAGGCCGGCGAAGCGGCAAAAGTGAAAGCACTCGTCAACATGGTGATGAACAGTAATACGGCCGCGCTGGCGGAAGGGTTGGGACTGGGAGCGGCGCTTGGAATCGACCTCACGCTACTGCGCGAAGTCTTCGGCCAAACGGGCGCGGCCTCCCGTGTGCTGGAAACCGACGGAGAAGATATGCAGCAACGCGCGCACGAATGTTATTTCTCCGCCGCCCATGCCGCAAAAGATTCGACCATCGCGCTCGACCTGGCTCACCGTGCCGGACTCTCTCTGCCGGTCGCCCATGCGACCCTGAGCCAATACCGTCGCTTGATTGAATTGGGGAAAGGTGACTTGGATAAATCGGCGGTGGCCGAATTGACGTTTCTCGACCGTGAAGGGCTGCGCTAG
- a CDS encoding flagellar biosynthesis protein FlgC yields MISAIHTALSGLTAFGKQIEVVAHNVANVNTDGFKRSKTEFVEVPTGGVLPVVEKDNSAGPTALRDTGSSPTMVELSNVDLGEETVQQILAQRSFEANLHTLKTGDALLGSILDLRK; encoded by the coding sequence ATGATTTCCGCGATCCATACCGCACTGTCAGGCCTGACGGCTTTCGGTAAACAGATCGAAGTCGTGGCACACAATGTTGCGAACGTCAACACTGACGGCTTCAAAAGATCGAAGACGGAGTTTGTCGAAGTACCTACCGGTGGTGTCCTCCCGGTGGTTGAGAAGGACAATTCCGCCGGCCCAACTGCCCTTCGAGACACAGGCAGCAGCCCGACCATGGTCGAGCTTTCGAATGTCGATCTTGGCGAAGAAACGGTGCAACAAATCTTGGCGCAACGCAGTTTCGAAGCCAACCTGCATACACTCAAAACGGGAGATGCCCTGCTCGGCAGTATCCTGGATCTAAGAAAGTAG
- a CDS encoding DsbA family protein, whose product MVSSDKFVLYSDFNCPFCYAQHERLHQMDLLHRCEWRGVQHAPHLPKSMKPWQGSWEAELRHEVAVVQRLAPGLPIALPSGKPNTQAAIEQAISLLGQDVARGMDFLQRAYRAFWCEGQDISDPKILEQLAGEHFTEDVDGHSRSTTQKWETAWHATGQTGVPLIVAPDGDFLVGYVSADQVRSFFSG is encoded by the coding sequence ATGGTTTCTTCCGACAAATTTGTTCTCTATAGCGATTTCAACTGTCCTTTTTGCTACGCCCAGCATGAGCGGCTGCATCAAATGGATTTGCTGCATCGCTGTGAATGGCGCGGAGTGCAACATGCACCGCATCTGCCGAAATCGATGAAACCTTGGCAAGGTTCGTGGGAGGCTGAACTGCGGCATGAAGTGGCGGTAGTACAACGACTGGCTCCCGGTCTTCCCATCGCATTGCCGAGCGGTAAACCGAATACTCAGGCCGCGATCGAACAAGCGATCTCGTTGTTAGGACAGGATGTTGCGCGCGGAATGGATTTTCTTCAACGGGCATACCGCGCTTTCTGGTGTGAAGGACAAGACATTTCCGATCCAAAGATCCTGGAGCAGTTGGCGGGAGAGCATTTCACTGAAGACGTTGACGGGCACAGTCGCAGTACCACTCAGAAATGGGAAACGGCATGGCACGCAACGGGCCAGACCGGTGTTCCATTGATCGTTGCTCCGGATGGAGATTTCCTGGTCGGCTATGTATCGGCAGATCAGGTACGGTCCTTCTTTTCGGGATAG
- a CDS encoding radical SAM protein — protein MTSPRVLLLIPPLTQLNTPYPSTAYLTGFLESRKIQVDQADLGIEMVLRMFSPDGLRCIFRQLRHYDGSLPKEALAMMKAEHSYITMVGPVITFLQGCTPDAALRLIQPGVLPQGPRFLGRKTFPRSVSVVDRAKQWATFFLEDLADLVQATITPHFALSRYAEHIGRSASSFDQIVTALAEPPTVIDEWLLMSFWQHFERVRPSLIGLSVPFPGNLYGAFLIAKAIKQRHPDLPVAIGGGYVNTELRRVADPRVFDYVDFITLDNGERPILSLIEHLSGLRSRRSLCRTMYREAGRVIYADDPSSTDFTMNDIGCPTYRGLALDRYLTILDSTNPMHRLWSEGHWNKLTVAHGCYWKQCTFCDVGLNYISRYEMTPTDRLVQQIEQLLAETGRRGFHFVDEAAPPAALKALALALLERRINITWWGNIRFETAFSPDLCRLLSASGCIAVTAGLEAASDRLLDNMKKGITVDQTALVAAGFKEAGILIHAYLMYGCPSETIQETVDSLERVRQLVAADLLQSAFWHRFTVTAHSPVGLNPSGHGLRILGPEFQGFAENDLLHDDRRGEAPAWLGEGLRRSLLNYLERRGLDLDVRQWFDCDVPRPHVPSTWLYRLLKTRRTDDSSSAERRFVWLGGPVTCASAGNKSRLILPGPQTDQVLILPEAQARWLEQLTREATPQLPSPAYPHIREAFRLFPGVSSELNGFLTTSSWKKIRAAGLVLV, from the coding sequence ATGACTTCCCCTCGTGTGTTATTGCTGATTCCTCCGTTGACTCAGCTCAATACCCCCTACCCATCCACCGCCTATCTGACGGGGTTTCTTGAGTCTCGCAAAATCCAGGTTGACCAAGCTGACTTGGGCATTGAAATGGTACTACGCATGTTCAGCCCTGACGGCCTTCGATGTATCTTCAGGCAACTGCGCCACTACGACGGCTCTCTTCCCAAGGAAGCGCTCGCCATGATGAAGGCGGAGCACAGCTACATCACCATGGTCGGACCCGTCATCACCTTCTTGCAGGGATGCACTCCAGATGCCGCCTTGCGTTTGATTCAGCCGGGCGTGCTACCTCAGGGGCCAAGATTTCTGGGTCGTAAGACATTCCCTCGGTCTGTATCCGTCGTTGATAGGGCCAAACAATGGGCCACATTCTTTCTTGAAGACCTCGCTGATTTGGTTCAGGCCACCATCACTCCACATTTTGCGTTAAGCCGATATGCTGAACACATTGGACGCTCCGCCTCATCCTTTGATCAAATCGTCACGGCTTTAGCCGAGCCACCAACTGTGATCGATGAATGGTTGTTGATGTCGTTCTGGCAACACTTCGAGCGGGTCCGGCCATCGCTGATCGGTCTTTCTGTCCCGTTTCCCGGTAATCTCTATGGCGCATTCCTTATCGCCAAAGCGATCAAGCAACGCCATCCCGATCTGCCGGTAGCCATCGGCGGAGGCTATGTGAACACAGAATTACGCCGAGTGGCTGACCCTCGAGTGTTTGATTATGTCGACTTCATCACGCTCGACAACGGTGAACGGCCGATCCTCTCGTTGATCGAACATCTCTCCGGCCTCCGCTCCCGCCGATCCTTGTGCCGCACCATGTATCGCGAAGCAGGTCGTGTGATCTATGCCGACGACCCCTCGTCGACCGACTTCACGATGAATGACATCGGCTGTCCGACCTATCGCGGCTTGGCGCTCGATCGTTACCTGACCATACTCGACAGTACCAATCCGATGCATCGTCTCTGGTCGGAGGGCCACTGGAATAAATTGACCGTGGCACACGGGTGCTACTGGAAACAATGCACCTTCTGCGATGTGGGCCTCAACTATATCAGCCGGTACGAGATGACGCCGACTGATCGCCTCGTGCAGCAGATTGAACAACTCCTCGCAGAGACGGGCCGGAGAGGGTTTCATTTCGTTGACGAGGCGGCGCCGCCGGCTGCTTTGAAAGCGTTGGCGCTCGCACTCCTGGAGCGGCGGATCAACATCACCTGGTGGGGCAATATCCGCTTTGAGACCGCCTTTTCACCGGACCTTTGCCGGCTCCTTTCCGCCTCCGGCTGTATCGCCGTGACGGCAGGGCTCGAAGCTGCTTCAGACCGTTTATTGGACAATATGAAGAAGGGTATCACTGTCGATCAGACCGCATTGGTTGCCGCCGGATTTAAAGAGGCCGGGATCTTGATCCATGCGTACCTCATGTATGGGTGCCCGTCGGAGACGATTCAGGAGACGGTCGATTCGCTCGAGCGTGTCCGTCAACTTGTGGCCGCCGACCTCCTTCAATCCGCCTTTTGGCACCGCTTCACCGTCACGGCTCACAGTCCGGTCGGCCTGAATCCTTCAGGGCATGGCCTCCGTATTCTAGGACCTGAGTTTCAGGGCTTTGCCGAGAATGATCTTCTGCATGACGATCGTCGTGGAGAAGCCCCGGCTTGGCTCGGCGAAGGACTCCGGCGATCACTTTTGAACTATCTCGAACGGCGAGGACTCGATCTCGATGTCCGCCAATGGTTCGATTGCGACGTTCCCCGCCCCCATGTGCCGTCCACGTGGCTGTACCGTCTGCTCAAAACCCGGAGAACCGACGACAGTTCATCTGCAGAACGGCGATTCGTGTGGCTGGGCGGACCGGTGACCTGTGCCTCGGCCGGAAACAAATCACGACTCATTCTCCCCGGGCCTCAGACAGATCAGGTGCTCATCCTTCCAGAAGCGCAAGCCCGATGGCTGGAGCAACTGACTAGAGAGGCCACGCCGCAACTTCCGTCTCCTGCCTATCCGCACATACGAGAAGCATTCCGCCTGTTTCCTGGAGTGTCATCGGAGCTGAACGGCTTTCTGACCACCTCTTCGTGGAAAAAGATCCGCGCTGCCGGCCTAGTGCTTGTCTAG